A single genomic interval of Salmo trutta chromosome 13, fSalTru1.1, whole genome shotgun sequence harbors:
- the pglyrp5 gene encoding peptidoglycan-recognition protein SC2 isoform X2, with product MDLRVTEVVTREQWGAVAPRCWDTLTCPAQRVVIHHTALLHCGGIRECIDQLIHIQTMHMQDRNFDDIGYNFLIGGDCTVYEGRGWGVVGAHTKDNNHDSLGIAFMGNFNNQSPSPAALSSVKQLLQCGVSQGHLHPGFTLHGHRDLGDTECPGDGLYAALKHLKFP from the exons ATGGATTTAAGAGTCACTG AGGTGGTTACTCGGGAACAGTGGGGAGCAGTAGCCCCTCGATGCTGGGATACCCTCACGTGTCCTGCTCAAAGAGTTGTCATACACCACACTGCACTGTTGCACTGCGGGGGCATCCGAGAATGTATAGACCAGCTCATCCACATACAGACAATGCATATGCAGGATAGGAACTTTGATGACATTGGATACAA CTTTCTTATTGGGGGAGATTGCACAGTGTATGAGGGCCGAGGCTGGGGTGTTGTGGGTGCACATACCAAGGACAATAACCATGACTCTTTGGGCATTGCCTTCATGGGCAACTTCAACA ATCAGAGCCCCAGTCCAGCAGCCCTGTCATCTGTTAAACAGCTCCTGCAGTGTGGGGTTTCCCAGGGGCATTTGCACCCTGGATTTACCCTGCATGGACATAGAGACTTGGGGGACACCGAATGTCCTGGGGACGGACTATATGCTGCACTAAAACATCTAAAATTTCCCTGA
- the pglyrp5 gene encoding peptidoglycan-recognition protein SC2 isoform X1, translated as MDLRVTVEVVTREQWGAVAPRCWDTLTCPAQRVVIHHTALLHCGGIRECIDQLIHIQTMHMQDRNFDDIGYNFLIGGDCTVYEGRGWGVVGAHTKDNNHDSLGIAFMGNFNNQSPSPAALSSVKQLLQCGVSQGHLHPGFTLHGHRDLGDTECPGDGLYAALKHLKFP; from the exons ATGGATTTAAGAGTCACTG TAGAGGTGGTTACTCGGGAACAGTGGGGAGCAGTAGCCCCTCGATGCTGGGATACCCTCACGTGTCCTGCTCAAAGAGTTGTCATACACCACACTGCACTGTTGCACTGCGGGGGCATCCGAGAATGTATAGACCAGCTCATCCACATACAGACAATGCATATGCAGGATAGGAACTTTGATGACATTGGATACAA CTTTCTTATTGGGGGAGATTGCACAGTGTATGAGGGCCGAGGCTGGGGTGTTGTGGGTGCACATACCAAGGACAATAACCATGACTCTTTGGGCATTGCCTTCATGGGCAACTTCAACA ATCAGAGCCCCAGTCCAGCAGCCCTGTCATCTGTTAAACAGCTCCTGCAGTGTGGGGTTTCCCAGGGGCATTTGCACCCTGGATTTACCCTGCATGGACATAGAGACTTGGGGGACACCGAATGTCCTGGGGACGGACTATATGCTGCACTAAAACATCTAAAATTTCCCTGA
- the polr2i gene encoding DNA-directed RNA polymerase II subunit RPB9 isoform X2, with the protein MLYPKEDKENRILLYACRNCDYQQEADNSCIYVNKITHEVDELTQIIADVSQDPTLPRTEDHPCPKCGHKEAVFFQSHSMKAEDAMRLYYVCTAPHCGHRWTE; encoded by the exons ATGTTGTATCCCAAAGAAGACAAGGAGAATCGAATCCTGCTCTATGCA TGCAGGAACTGTGACTATCAACAAGAAGCAGACAACAGCTGCATCTATGTCAACAAGATCACCCACGAAGTTGA tGAGCTGACGCAGATAATTGCAGATGTGTCCCAGGATCCAACGCTACCCCGGACAGAGGATCACCCCTGCCCAAA gTGCGGTCACAAGGAGGCAGTGTTTTTCCAGTCTCACAGTATGAAGGCTGAG GATGCCATGAGGCTATACTATGTCTGCACGGCCCCTCACTGTGGACACCGCTGGACGGAGTGA
- the polr2i gene encoding DNA-directed RNA polymerase II subunit RPB9 isoform X1 encodes MEIEGGTYEPGFVGIRFCQECNNMLYPKEDKENRILLYACRNCDYQQEADNSCIYVNKITHEVDELTQIIADVSQDPTLPRTEDHPCPKCGHKEAVFFQSHSMKAEDAMRLYYVCTAPHCGHRWTE; translated from the exons ATGGAAATAGAGGGTGGTACATATGAACCAGGATTCGTTGGGATTCGATTTTGTCAAGAATG CAACAACATGTTGTATCCCAAAGAAGACAAGGAGAATCGAATCCTGCTCTATGCA TGCAGGAACTGTGACTATCAACAAGAAGCAGACAACAGCTGCATCTATGTCAACAAGATCACCCACGAAGTTGA tGAGCTGACGCAGATAATTGCAGATGTGTCCCAGGATCCAACGCTACCCCGGACAGAGGATCACCCCTGCCCAAA gTGCGGTCACAAGGAGGCAGTGTTTTTCCAGTCTCACAGTATGAAGGCTGAG GATGCCATGAGGCTATACTATGTCTGCACGGCCCCTCACTGTGGACACCGCTGGACGGAGTGA
- the LOC115206434 gene encoding complement C1q and tumor necrosis factor-related protein 9A has product MDFETGRGDNNGHLKPEPKPTNPDSTEGGPECPKPRKIVAFTAKLNICDSYPTHSSILKFANVLVNEGDGYSTHTGKFNCPLAGLYHFTLHMSTYGRAQCSILKNGQRVVSAYHTSLPDKCCQVVSIGSVIELTEGDQVWVNLWGPTRHDIFATEDNDTVFVGFLLA; this is encoded by the exons ATGGATTTTGAAACTGGCCGTGGAGACAATAATGGACACCTTAAGCCTG AACCCAAACCCACCAATCCTGATTCAACAGAGGGTGGCCCAGAGTGTCCCAAACCAA GAAAGATTGTAGCCTTCACAGCCAAACTAAACATTTGTGACAGCTACCCAACTCACAGCAGTATCCTCAAGTTTGCCAACGTCCTGGTCAATGAGGGAGACGGCTATAGTACTCATACAGGAAAATTCAACTGCCCACTGGCTGGCTTGTACCACTTCACATTGCATATGTCCACCTACGGCCGCGCCCAGTGTAGTATCTTAAAGAATGGCCAGCGGGTTGTCTCAGCATACCACACCAGCCTGCCAGACAAGTGTTGCCAGGTAGTCAGCATTGGTAGTGTGATTGAGCTCACTGAAGGAGACCAGGTTTGGGTTAATCTGTGGGGACCTACAAGACATGATATTTTTGCTACTGAAGACAATGACACTGTGTTTGTTGGGTTTCTTTTGGCATAA